The stretch of DNA GGGCTCCATCAACCCGAACAGTCATCCGTCCATCTGGAAGGGTTTTCACGTAGAACCCTTGGATCAAAACGGCACTGCCCAAAGCAATTGTGCGTAGCATGACTTTCCTCCCCAAAAAGAAAGTAATATCTCAACTATAAGTGTATTGTTTAACAAGTCATCAACAATGTCACAAAACTGTTGTTTTTTTTGTCGTTTTGAGAAGATTGTTACCCGGCGTTACAACCAATCGCGGAGGATTGGGATCAATGGGACGTCAGCGGCTGGCATTGGATAATCGCGCAAATCCTTGGGCTTAACCCATTTTAAAGCCTGGTTCTCGCGGGATTGTGGTGTTCCTTCCCACTTTCGGCAGGCAAACAGCGGCATCAGCAGGTGGAAGTTATCATAGCTTTGGCTGGCAAATGTCAGAGGTGCGAGGCAAGACGCCCACGTATCGATTCCCAGTTCCTCGTTCAACTCCCGGATGAGCGCCGCTTCGGGCGACTCGCCGGTTTCGACCTTGCCTCCGGGAAACTCCCATAGGCCTGCCATTGATTTGCCTTCGGGCCGCTGTGCAATCAGCACACGACCATCGACGTCGATCAGGGCAACCGCAGAGACCAGCACGACTTTCATGACCGGTAGTCCGCGTTGATTTCGATGTAACCGTGGGTCAAATCACAGGTCCAAACTGTCGCGGATGCATCTCCCATTCCGCAGTCGACGCGGATGTAAATGTGATCCTGTTTCATATGGGCGGCGGCGTCTTCCTCGCGGTAGGTGGGGCTGACCCAACCGTTTTCCGCAACGAGCGTTTCCCCAAACCAGATTGACAACGTATCCCGTTCTGCCGGGGCGCCCGATTTACCGACGGCCATTACAACGCGGCCCCAATTCGGATCCTCGCCAGCGATAGCAGTTTTGACCAATGGGGAATTGGCGATCGACAATCCATGGGTTTTTGCCGCAGTCTTGTCCGTGCAGCCGGTTACTTCAATCTCAACAAATTTTGTGGCGCCTTCGCCGTCTCGGACAACTTGGTGCGCCAGATCAAGCATGACGGCATACAAGGCTTCTGCAAATGCAGTGTTGCCCGTGACATCAACACCGCTTGCCCCGGTTGCGGCGACAATCAAGCTGTCAGAGGTTGATGTATCGCTGTCGACCGTGATGCAATTGAAGGTCGCGTCACTGGTGTCACGCACCAAGTCCTGCAACGCGCTTTGGGTCATTTGCCCATCCGTAAAGATGTACACGAGCATTGTGGCCATGTCCGGTGCGATCATGCCGCTGCCCTTAGCGATGCCTGCGAGTGTGACGGGTTGGCCATCGACGTCGATGGTTTGCGTTGCGCCCTTGGAGTACGTATCCGTCGTCATGATCGCGGACGCGGCGTCCGCGATAGCATCCGCCGACTGTTGGGTAACGAGATTGGACAGATGCGCTGTGATCCGGCCGTGCGGCAATGGCTCGCCAATCACACCGGTCGATGCCGTAAACACCCGATCTGCCGGCAAGCCGGTTGCCCTTGCCGTTGCATCGACCACTGCCGCGACCGCATCGACGCCGTTACGCCCGGTAAACGCGTTGGCGTTACCTGCGTTCACCAGAATAGCTGCGCCGGCATCTTGCTCACCGCCCAGCTTGGCTTGGCAATCCAGAACCGGGGCCGCACGAGTTGCGGATTTGGTAAAAACCCCGGCGATACTGGTGCCAGGGGCACAGATCGCCAGCATCACGTCCAGCCGCCCCGAATATTTTATACCCGCCTCGGCAGCGGCAAAGGTGACGCCATCGATTTGGGGAAGGTCTGGGAACGTCTCGGGTGCCAGTGGCGACCGGGGCAGCGCGCCAGCCATCCGTTACTCCACCAATCCCAGGTCGGACAGGATTTCAGGGTCGATGTCTCCGGCGCCGGATTGGTCAATCTGCGCATCTGCTGTCAGGGAAGCCACGTAGTCTTCGACAGCTGCGTCGCGTACCTCCTG from Tateyamaria omphalii encodes:
- a CDS encoding (deoxy)nucleoside triphosphate pyrophosphohydrolase gives rise to the protein MKVVLVSAVALIDVDGRVLIAQRPEGKSMAGLWEFPGGKVETGESPEAALIRELNEELGIDTWASCLAPLTFASQSYDNFHLLMPLFACRKWEGTPQSRENQALKWVKPKDLRDYPMPAADVPLIPILRDWL
- the argJ gene encoding bifunctional glutamate N-acetyltransferase/amino-acid acetyltransferase ArgJ gives rise to the protein MAGALPRSPLAPETFPDLPQIDGVTFAAAEAGIKYSGRLDVMLAICAPGTSIAGVFTKSATRAAPVLDCQAKLGGEQDAGAAILVNAGNANAFTGRNGVDAVAAVVDATARATGLPADRVFTASTGVIGEPLPHGRITAHLSNLVTQQSADAIADAASAIMTTDTYSKGATQTIDVDGQPVTLAGIAKGSGMIAPDMATMLVYIFTDGQMTQSALQDLVRDTSDATFNCITVDSDTSTSDSLIVAATGASGVDVTGNTAFAEALYAVMLDLAHQVVRDGEGATKFVEIEVTGCTDKTAAKTHGLSIANSPLVKTAIAGEDPNWGRVVMAVGKSGAPAERDTLSIWFGETLVAENGWVSPTYREEDAAAHMKQDHIYIRVDCGMGDASATVWTCDLTHGYIEINADYRS